In Candidatus Poribacteria bacterium, the following proteins share a genomic window:
- a CDS encoding class I tRNA ligase family protein, with the protein MKKRNSATKSTTRKRGKTTRSSEKPQLADRAREKAILETWANVNVYPLVTKKANAAGNNTAKGNAAQQHDSSQPETYVLREMPASVHALTLNTLCRKVCQDIFLKAALMQGHQVIYVPAWETYPLWIEESIIAAAKSKDPIKLSVLRKRCRARHKQALEVQKEKFHQLGIFADWDTSQKTLESRQEARLIALISRLRDSDYLHDLPQLSPWCPNCTVPINEANLVQMPTRALNGYVKFPFTLGLEEFGIDVFFCLQMPHLWEIAGIVELGITDNITYLLTQWKDEYLLFSEPQFEHFMKHLPKRQSRPKLVKEIKASELAQCAVAHPLFPSKDLKIRLIPETLVTNTTHDTLTSSLESGVMPLNPAHHQPSYNIAQALEMNATPVFDETGRFTEEAGQLCGLYLFDAENFIVPQLERCGYLLKTRNDEMHEPHCPRCKELAVFRPCSKWVFSISENRATVQLLNAQEYWDNYGDTEHKDIQDVQNAVLNFGGLPVSAQRQWGMPLPILLCDQCDEPLTDKNTLNAIRNSIQRGFEFWFRLSVEELLPADTRCLNCNSSDFRKEATLIDSHFANLLQIIDNSDFKKPLGGHTSVMFVPQTDTADSKWTEWLAEISVISAALSRSRPIKESQPFKQLKLNTMPEVDSEIDVADAFLNKYPADVVRLVAITPSVGTEQVDQKQLEKLAKDYSVQYQLLQGLLEDISTQLKNDGQSSVISPDGDDPIERESSSTDNRQLITDNYSIDSLAIIVTAQFLQEVQQAYQDANFYEIWTILTDFCENDLRFYVSAVKSCPAERLHAAQVTLSQIGTALLQRFAPLTPFLAEHFYPLIATEGVAGNHSIFQKNWHLLSPVDGQTLHISDIETDNAKAEWEVLKNTYHAKS; encoded by the coding sequence ATGAAGAAACGAAATTCCGCTACAAAAAGCACGACGCGTAAACGGGGTAAAACCACGAGGTCAAGCGAGAAACCTCAGTTGGCAGACCGTGCAAGAGAAAAAGCTATTTTGGAAACTTGGGCGAATGTCAATGTATATCCGCTCGTGACGAAGAAAGCTAACGCTGCAGGGAACAACACAGCGAAAGGGAACGCTGCGCAGCAACACGATTCCTCTCAACCGGAAACTTACGTCCTCCGGGAGATGCCCGCCTCAGTTCATGCCCTCACTCTCAACACTCTTTGTAGAAAAGTTTGTCAAGACATCTTCCTTAAAGCAGCATTAATGCAGGGACATCAAGTCATATACGTACCTGCTTGGGAGACCTATCCTCTCTGGATTGAGGAGTCTATCATTGCTGCCGCCAAATCTAAGGATCCAATCAAATTGTCAGTTCTTCGGAAACGTTGCCGTGCAAGACACAAACAGGCATTAGAGGTTCAGAAGGAAAAATTCCATCAACTCGGCATCTTTGCGGATTGGGATACTTCCCAGAAAACCCTCGAATCGCGACAGGAAGCGAGACTCATTGCCCTTATTAGCCGACTTCGGGACTCTGACTACTTACACGATCTACCGCAACTGAGTCCGTGGTGTCCTAATTGCACTGTCCCAATTAATGAGGCGAATCTCGTACAAATGCCGACACGCGCTTTGAATGGTTACGTAAAATTTCCTTTCACGCTTGGGTTAGAGGAATTTGGCATTGACGTTTTCTTTTGTCTCCAGATGCCACATCTTTGGGAAATAGCAGGGATTGTTGAACTCGGTATTACTGACAATATTACGTATTTGCTTACCCAATGGAAGGATGAATATCTGCTTTTTTCGGAACCGCAGTTTGAACATTTTATGAAACACCTTCCAAAGAGGCAGTCCAGACCGAAACTTGTCAAAGAAATCAAAGCCTCTGAACTTGCGCAATGTGCTGTAGCGCACCCGCTTTTTCCATCAAAAGACTTGAAGATCAGACTAATTCCTGAGACCTTGGTGACAAATACTACCCACGATACATTAACATCCTCCTTAGAATCCGGCGTTATGCCCCTAAATCCGGCGCATCATCAACCCAGTTACAACATCGCCCAAGCATTAGAAATGAATGCTACGCCTGTTTTTGATGAAACTGGAAGATTCACTGAGGAAGCAGGGCAATTGTGTGGCTTGTATCTCTTTGATGCCGAGAATTTTATTGTTCCGCAGTTGGAAAGATGTGGATATCTCCTCAAGACACGGAACGACGAAATGCATGAACCTCACTGTCCTCGCTGTAAGGAACTGGCTGTTTTTCGACCGTGTTCAAAGTGGGTGTTCTCTATCTCCGAAAACCGCGCCACTGTCCAGTTACTCAACGCCCAAGAGTATTGGGACAATTACGGCGACACCGAGCATAAAGATATTCAAGATGTACAAAACGCCGTTCTCAATTTCGGAGGCTTGCCAGTTTCAGCGCAACGGCAGTGGGGGATGCCGCTTCCGATTCTCCTCTGCGACCAGTGTGATGAACCGCTCACCGATAAGAATACACTCAATGCAATCCGGAATTCTATACAGCGGGGATTTGAATTTTGGTTCCGATTGAGTGTTGAAGAGCTTTTACCGGCGGATACACGATGTCTAAACTGTAATTCGAGTGACTTTCGTAAAGAGGCCACCCTCATTGATAGCCATTTTGCCAATTTGCTTCAGATCATTGACAACTCTGACTTCAAGAAACCACTCGGTGGCCACACCAGTGTCATGTTTGTTCCACAGACGGATACAGCCGATTCCAAATGGACAGAATGGTTGGCAGAAATCAGTGTCATCTCTGCTGCACTTAGTAGAAGTCGCCCAATTAAAGAAAGTCAACCCTTTAAGCAACTAAAGCTTAACACAATGCCGGAAGTTGACAGCGAAATAGACGTGGCAGACGCATTTCTCAACAAATATCCGGCTGATGTGGTTCGCCTCGTCGCAATAACTCCGAGTGTCGGGACGGAACAGGTGGACCAAAAACAACTTGAAAAGCTCGCAAAAGATTACTCGGTTCAATATCAGCTGCTCCAGGGACTATTGGAAGATATAAGCACTCAGTTGAAGAATGATGGTCAGTCATCAGTTATCAGTCCTGACGGAGATGATCCTATCGAACGAGAGTCCTCTTCAACTGATAACCGACAACTGATAACCGATAACTATTCCATTGATTCATTGGCAATCATCGTTACCGCTCAGTTTTTACAGGAAGTGCAGCAGGCTTATCAGGATGCAAATTTTTATGAAATCTGGACAATATTAACGGATTTCTGTGAGAACGATCTTCGCTTTTACGTCAGTGCTGTCAAATCATGTCCTGCTGAAAGGCTACACGCGGCGCAAGTTACCTTGTCGCAAATCGGGACTGCACTCCTGCAACGCTTCGCACCCTTGACTCCTTTTTTGGCGGAACATTTCTATCCGCTCATTGCTACAGAAGGTGTAGCCGGTAACCATAGCATTTTTCAGAAAAATTGGCACCTACTCTCGCCTGTTGATGGGCAAACCTTGCACATTTCCGATATAGAAACGGATAATGCAAAAGCGGAATGGGAGGTGCTCAAAAATACATACCATGCAAAGTCCTAA
- a CDS encoding RsmE family RNA methyltransferase, which translates to MHTFYVPPSQIQTHIATITGSEHHHLRNVLRTTPGETIRIIDGQGNVYTAEMLETDTNRSLSEARILTHEFHAKPPLSLALFQSLPKNDKMELVLQKTTELGITQIVPMHSEHALQKPSQNRYERWHRVVVSATKQCKRAWLPELCSLQTFEASLAQLEKFSLRLLFISPNHSGGSQTQHIKTVLRRVPDPTAIALFVGPEGGFSDQEIAALVDSGCVPVTLGTNTLRTETAAIAAVAVTTYEYQL; encoded by the coding sequence ATGCACACTTTCTATGTTCCTCCCTCTCAGATCCAAACTCATATTGCTACGATTACTGGTTCGGAACATCACCATCTCCGTAATGTTCTCCGCACAACGCCAGGTGAGACTATCCGAATTATTGACGGGCAAGGTAATGTCTATACCGCAGAAATGCTTGAGACGGACACAAATCGATCTTTAAGCGAAGCCCGAATCCTCACCCACGAATTTCACGCAAAGCCGCCACTTTCGCTCGCCCTGTTTCAAAGTCTTCCTAAAAACGATAAGATGGAACTGGTTCTCCAAAAAACGACAGAACTCGGAATCACACAGATTGTGCCGATGCACTCAGAGCATGCTCTACAAAAACCGAGTCAGAACCGATATGAAAGGTGGCATCGTGTTGTTGTCTCTGCCACAAAGCAGTGTAAACGCGCGTGGTTGCCTGAGTTATGCAGCCTGCAGACGTTTGAGGCATCTCTTGCACAACTCGAAAAGTTTTCACTTCGGCTGTTGTTCATCAGTCCGAATCATAGTGGTGGATCACAGACACAGCATATCAAGACAGTTTTGCGAAGGGTTCCCGACCCTACCGCCATCGCGCTCTTTGTTGGACCGGAGGGTGGCTTTTCCGATCAGGAAATTGCCGCTTTGGTTGATAGTGGCTGCGTCCCTGTGACGCTCGGCACAAACACCTTACGGACAGAAACCGCTGCGATTGCAGCTGTTGCTGTTACCACCTATGAATACCAATTGTAG
- a CDS encoding YggT family protein: MEMLAWFVSEVLEIYIIVVFANTVLSWFVFSTQNSVVRQLYWWTSRIVDPVLNPIRSVIGPMTRNFGIDISPFVLIILLQFISWVLW, from the coding sequence ATGGAAATGCTTGCTTGGTTCGTCAGTGAAGTGCTTGAAATTTACATCATAGTGGTCTTCGCGAATACGGTGCTGTCTTGGTTCGTTTTTAGCACACAAAATTCAGTCGTTAGGCAACTATACTGGTGGACGAGTCGAATCGTAGATCCTGTTTTAAATCCGATTCGGAGTGTGATCGGACCGATGACTCGGAATTTTGGTATTGACATTTCACCTTTTGTGCTGATTATTCTGTTACAGTTTATATCTTGGGTACTCTGGTAA
- the tatA gene encoding twin-arginine translocase TatA/TatE family subunit, whose protein sequence is MGGIGGIEIFIILMVALVIFGPKKLPEMGRSLGKAIREFKNVGNDLQDELTKAADEIDKEKDPNIKPPNPSSS, encoded by the coding sequence ATGGGCGGAATCGGCGGAATAGAGATATTTATAATCCTTATGGTTGCACTTGTCATTTTTGGACCGAAAAAGTTGCCGGAAATGGGACGTTCGCTTGGAAAGGCTATCCGAGAATTTAAGAATGTTGGTAACGATCTTCAGGATGAACTGACGAAAGCAGCAGATGAAATAGACAAGGAAAAAGATCCAAATATCAAGCCTCCGAACCCCTCTTCATCATAA
- the pgeF gene encoding peptidoglycan editing factor PgeF encodes MRLYHPVHELQASGVGTAGISLRHGGVSRAPYTSLNLAEHVGDDESAVAVNRDMLFQHANLKNLHYCRQIHSASVIAVDNETRTVPADLPEADALVSAHRGVALGIFTADCVPIFILDRATPAIGIAHAGWRGTFARIAVNTLAQMKASFGTLATNCQIHLGPSIQKCCYTVSTELLDQFAERFGSTVHDGKNLSLQDANLNQLVAAGLPPTSISVSPLCTACRTDIFYSHRAENGQTGRMLSFIQLNIGN; translated from the coding sequence ATGAGACTGTATCATCCGGTTCATGAACTCCAAGCAAGCGGCGTTGGCACTGCTGGTATTAGTCTACGCCATGGTGGTGTTAGTCGTGCGCCTTATACGTCCTTGAATCTTGCTGAGCATGTCGGTGATGATGAGAGTGCCGTCGCAGTTAATAGGGATATGCTCTTTCAGCATGCCAATTTAAAGAATCTGCACTATTGCCGTCAGATTCATAGTGCTTCCGTCATTGCTGTAGATAACGAAACAAGAACGGTACCAGCGGATCTCCCGGAAGCGGATGCACTTGTCTCTGCCCATCGCGGTGTCGCGTTAGGCATCTTTACCGCGGATTGCGTCCCTATTTTCATTTTAGATCGCGCGACCCCTGCTATCGGTATCGCGCACGCGGGCTGGAGGGGTACCTTCGCCCGAATTGCCGTAAATACGCTCGCACAAATGAAAGCGAGTTTCGGGACTCTTGCTACGAACTGTCAGATTCATTTGGGTCCCTCTATTCAAAAATGTTGCTATACGGTTAGCACGGAGTTGCTCGATCAATTTGCGGAACGTTTCGGTAGCACCGTACACGATGGCAAAAACCTGAGTCTGCAAGATGCCAACCTTAACCAATTGGTTGCAGCGGGCTTACCTCCCACCTCCATTTCAGTATCTCCACTTTGCACCGCTTGTCGTACGGATATCTTTTATTCACATCGGGCTGAGAACGGGCAAACAGGTAGGATGCTCTCATTTATCCAACTTAATATTGGGAACTAA
- the proC gene encoding pyrroline-5-carboxylate reductase, giving the protein MVKDLKLGVIGVGKMGGIIVRSIADAVFPAKQIWVTDLDSALVKQLCDEKGTNSASDITALVEEAQVILCAVTPGAVPYVLPQVARTLSTPQWLISIAAGVTTTTLESYFNTAPPIVRVMPNISASVGAAISVLTTGSTANQEHLEIAQRIFDACGTSLVMDEHHLDAVTGVSGSGPAYVALFIEALADAGVHVGLPRADAQKLATHTVLGAATMLAETQEHPAVLKNRVTTPGGTTAAGLHALERGGLRATLTEAILAATARAKELGDA; this is encoded by the coding sequence GTGGTAAAAGACCTTAAATTAGGTGTAATAGGTGTCGGAAAGATGGGCGGCATTATCGTTCGGAGTATTGCTGACGCTGTGTTCCCTGCAAAGCAGATTTGGGTTACTGACCTCGATAGTGCCCTTGTAAAGCAGCTCTGCGATGAAAAGGGGACTAACAGCGCGAGCGATATTACTGCCTTGGTAGAAGAGGCACAGGTTATTCTCTGTGCTGTCACGCCTGGAGCAGTCCCATACGTCTTGCCACAGGTCGCGCGCACCTTATCGACACCGCAATGGCTCATCAGTATAGCAGCCGGTGTAACGACTACGACGCTTGAATCCTATTTTAATACCGCACCGCCGATTGTTCGGGTAATGCCAAATATCTCAGCATCGGTAGGTGCTGCAATCTCGGTGCTAACAACTGGTAGTACGGCGAATCAGGAACATCTTGAAATAGCACAGCGAATCTTTGACGCTTGCGGGACTTCCTTGGTTATGGATGAACACCATCTTGATGCTGTCACCGGGGTGAGTGGGAGTGGACCTGCCTATGTTGCGCTCTTCATTGAAGCATTAGCGGATGCGGGCGTTCATGTCGGTTTACCTCGTGCCGATGCGCAAAAACTCGCCACCCATACAGTTTTAGGTGCAGCGACGATGTTGGCTGAAACACAGGAACATCCAGCAGTCCTCAAAAATCGTGTTACCACGCCAGGCGGAACGACTGCAGCCGGGCTTCACGCACTGGAACGAGGTGGTTTGCGGGCAACTCTTACCGAAGCCATCCTCGCTGCGACGGCGCGAGCAAAAGAACTGGGTGACGCATAG
- a CDS encoding cupin domain-containing protein, whose translation MPFFVIDEQPEKQVFEGASIRTLHGEKLMMSFVNLQPHSVVAEHSHPHEQMGMVLDGTFELSIDGDTRILKKGDAYLIPSNVKHSAKAFEEPAVALDIFSPPREDYK comes from the coding sequence ATGCCCTTTTTTGTTATTGATGAGCAACCCGAAAAACAGGTTTTTGAAGGGGCAAGTATTCGGACACTTCACGGCGAAAAGCTGATGATGTCCTTTGTCAACCTACAACCCCATAGTGTCGTTGCCGAACATAGTCATCCCCATGAACAGATGGGAATGGTACTTGACGGAACATTTGAACTCTCCATTGATGGAGACACCCGGATACTCAAAAAGGGTGACGCTTACCTTATCCCTTCCAATGTGAAGCACAGCGCGAAGGCTTTTGAAGAGCCTGCTGTCGCGCTTGATATCTTTAGTCCGCCACGAGAAGATTATAAATAA
- the fmt gene encoding methionyl-tRNA formyltransferase, with product MRILFMGTSEFAVPALKALIFHKFELIGLVTQPDRPSGRGKRLSPPPVKVIAAEHNIPIYQPEKVRRPDFVKILKHLAPDVIVVAAFGQLLPQTVLDIPPCGTINLHPSLLPKYRGAAPIQWALINGETETGVTLMLLNAGEDTGDIISADRVSIRDEDTAFTLTEQLAQLGAAQLVRCLSDMPNEGPPSAIPQNHAEATHAPRLTKETGHIDWNQPATTIHNLVRGTAIWPGAYTFFREGLRLKVIRCQPLPRTFAAQPGTLEIIDRQKLIVATGEGVLQLLEIQPATKKVMEASDFINGYQLQTGEQFLTS from the coding sequence ATGCGCATTCTCTTTATGGGCACCAGTGAGTTTGCTGTTCCAGCACTCAAAGCACTTATCTTCCACAAATTTGAACTCATAGGGCTTGTTACACAACCTGACCGACCAAGCGGGCGCGGGAAACGCCTCAGTCCGCCACCTGTCAAGGTAATCGCTGCGGAACACAATATACCGATTTATCAACCTGAAAAGGTAAGAAGGCCAGATTTTGTAAAAATCCTTAAACACCTCGCGCCAGATGTAATTGTCGTCGCTGCCTTCGGTCAACTGTTGCCCCAGACCGTTTTGGATATTCCGCCGTGTGGGACTATCAATTTGCATCCCTCTCTTCTCCCGAAGTATCGGGGTGCCGCCCCGATACAGTGGGCGTTGATTAATGGTGAAACCGAAACGGGTGTGACACTGATGTTATTAAATGCAGGTGAGGATACGGGTGATATTATTTCGGCAGACCGAGTCTCGATCCGAGATGAGGATACCGCTTTTACATTGACGGAACAGTTGGCGCAACTCGGCGCAGCTCAACTCGTCCGATGTCTCTCCGATATGCCAAATGAGGGACCACCATCGGCGATTCCTCAGAACCATGCCGAAGCAACCCACGCCCCGCGTCTAACAAAGGAGACTGGACACATTGATTGGAATCAACCGGCGACGACAATTCACAATCTTGTCAGAGGCACAGCAATCTGGCCCGGTGCTTATACTTTCTTTCGCGAGGGACTTCGACTCAAGGTTATCCGCTGTCAACCACTCCCGCGGACATTTGCTGCACAACCGGGGACGCTTGAAATAATCGACAGACAAAAGCTCATCGTTGCTACAGGGGAAGGAGTGCTTCAGTTGTTAGAAATTCAACCTGCGACCAAAAAAGTTATGGAAGCATCCGATTTTATCAATGGTTATCAATTGCAAACGGGCGAGCAATTTTTGACATCATAG
- the tatC gene encoding twin-arginine translocase subunit TatC, which translates to MESNDVAMTFWEHLEELRRRIIISAIAIAVFTVLCLSFSRPIEKVIMFPLETSMNTLIANAIDATAGSGGSMLGFFAIALRAGTSNVDAELMKVGPLEGVMAYLKLGITTGILLALPIIIYHIWAFVFPALNRQEQRFAVPLFLIIVIFFIFGAAFAYFIVTPVVLQFSAQLFPEMPNRWDLEKYISFITRLILGFGIAFELPIVMAFLSRIGVIDARGFREKQNYALLGICVMSALLTPADPWSMLLMAIPLFLLYQLGIFFAYLVEKESEI; encoded by the coding sequence ATGGAATCTAACGATGTAGCAATGACCTTCTGGGAACATCTTGAGGAGCTTCGGCGCCGAATCATTATCTCAGCTATCGCGATCGCCGTTTTTACGGTGTTGTGTCTATCGTTTAGCAGACCGATTGAGAAGGTTATTATGTTCCCGTTGGAAACCTCGATGAACACACTGATTGCGAACGCTATTGATGCTACAGCTGGTTCCGGGGGGTCAATGTTAGGTTTCTTCGCCATCGCTTTGCGTGCTGGAACTTCCAATGTCGATGCTGAGCTCATGAAAGTCGGTCCCTTAGAAGGTGTTATGGCATACCTGAAATTAGGGATTACTACCGGTATTTTGCTGGCACTGCCGATAATCATTTATCACATTTGGGCTTTTGTTTTTCCGGCGTTGAATAGACAAGAGCAACGGTTTGCAGTGCCACTGTTTTTAATCATTGTCATATTTTTCATCTTCGGTGCTGCTTTCGCCTACTTTATTGTTACACCGGTGGTACTACAGTTCTCCGCACAACTTTTTCCAGAAATGCCGAATAGATGGGATTTAGAAAAATATATAAGCTTCATAACACGGTTAATCTTAGGTTTTGGTATCGCGTTTGAGTTACCAATAGTGATGGCATTTCTGTCCCGGATCGGTGTGATTGACGCACGGGGCTTCCGTGAAAAACAGAACTATGCGTTGTTGGGCATCTGTGTGATGTCAGCCCTATTGACACCTGCAGATCCGTGGTCAATGTTGTTGATGGCAATACCACTTTTTCTTTTATATCAACTCGGTATTTTCTTCGCTTACCTCGTCGAAAAGGAGTCTGAAATATAA
- a CDS encoding PASTA domain-containing protein yields the protein MNSLNDTLFAIFKVSLYFLILFGIIAVLAIFVIIPTWVRTEEVLVPNITGKTYYDAVQSLNDVGLRPAKTIQVASSDARKGEVVSQDPGENFKIKSYQPVKITVSIGSELVPVPSVIGKLRADAFDTLTTAGFRPNRLAFVHSENYQQDTVIAQTPPEGGGQRRGSPVNLLISRGPTPQFIELPNFQGQRAADVLVELESVGLKVETKYSSHPKIPEGAIIAHEPPGDVMIKTGDLVLLEISGVQGSTGDIGRLLPFKHSVGEGGEISRQVRIVVIDDYGERTAVNQRYAPGTVIDLEQKGFRVFGKTRVIVYEDGERLPEVLYR from the coding sequence ATGAATAGCCTTAATGATACCCTATTTGCGATATTCAAGGTTTCGTTATACTTCCTAATTCTCTTCGGTATAATTGCCGTGTTAGCCATTTTCGTTATTATTCCGACTTGGGTTAGGACTGAGGAGGTGCTTGTCCCAAACATCACTGGGAAAACCTATTATGATGCCGTGCAGAGCCTTAATGATGTGGGCCTTCGACCCGCGAAGACGATTCAGGTAGCAAGTAGTGATGCCCGCAAGGGTGAGGTTGTCTCACAAGATCCGGGGGAGAACTTTAAAATAAAATCGTATCAGCCGGTTAAGATTACAGTCAGTATCGGATCGGAGTTAGTACCTGTTCCGTCTGTTATTGGAAAATTACGAGCGGATGCTTTTGATACCCTCACAACTGCGGGTTTTCGTCCAAATCGGCTTGCTTTTGTCCATTCCGAAAATTATCAGCAAGATACCGTCATCGCGCAAACGCCTCCAGAAGGGGGTGGTCAACGGCGCGGAAGTCCGGTTAATCTTTTGATAAGCCGCGGCCCCACACCACAATTCATTGAACTTCCGAACTTCCAAGGTCAACGCGCTGCTGATGTCCTCGTCGAACTCGAATCGGTTGGACTAAAAGTTGAGACCAAATATAGTTCGCACCCCAAAATCCCTGAAGGCGCGATTATTGCCCACGAACCGCCAGGGGATGTGATGATAAAAACCGGAGACTTAGTCCTCCTTGAAATTAGCGGTGTGCAAGGATCGACTGGAGATATTGGAAGATTGCTACCTTTCAAGCACTCCGTCGGCGAAGGAGGGGAGATCTCACGTCAGGTTAGAATTGTTGTGATTGATGACTACGGTGAACGCACTGCTGTCAATCAACGCTATGCCCCGGGTACAGTGATTGATTTGGAACAGAAAGGGTTCCGCGTTTTCGGCAAAACGCGGGTGATCGTTTATGAAGATGGCGAAAGACTGCCTGAAGTGCTTTATCGATAG
- a CDS encoding YggS family pyridoxal phosphate-dependent enzyme, with product MNSIVDNLSSINERIANAAERSRRTPDSIKLVAVTKGRSVPEIQAVLGAGATDIGENRVQEARQKYAPVNAFIDASGAASNDKTYRWHLVGHLQRNKVKTALEMFSLIHSVDSLRLLAEIARRSDERSQQTDVLIQVNTTGEESKYGLAADDLLQFIEDAQAYPAAHIAGLMTMGQLTPSPDANRPAFALLRSLAEKIETQKFPGVTMQYLSMGMTNDFEVAVQEGANLVRIGRAIFELSS from the coding sequence GTGAACTCGATTGTTGATAACCTCTCCAGTATCAATGAACGTATTGCCAACGCGGCTGAACGGAGTAGACGTACGCCGGATTCAATAAAACTCGTTGCTGTCACAAAAGGGCGTTCAGTACCAGAAATTCAGGCGGTTCTCGGCGCGGGAGCTACAGACATCGGGGAAAACCGAGTGCAAGAGGCGCGACAGAAGTACGCGCCAGTCAATGCATTCATAGATGCTTCCGGCGCTGCCTCCAATGATAAGACATACCGTTGGCATCTCGTTGGACATTTGCAGAGAAATAAGGTTAAAACCGCATTAGAGATGTTTTCACTGATTCATTCAGTTGACAGTTTGCGGCTTTTGGCAGAGATAGCACGCCGGTCTGATGAACGATCACAACAGACCGATGTTTTAATTCAGGTAAATACAACTGGCGAGGAAAGTAAATACGGATTGGCAGCAGATGATTTACTTCAGTTCATTGAAGACGCGCAAGCATATCCAGCTGCGCACATCGCTGGACTGATGACAATGGGACAGTTAACGCCTTCACCGGACGCGAACCGTCCCGCTTTCGCTTTGCTGAGATCGCTTGCTGAAAAGATAGAAACCCAAAAGTTCCCCGGGGTTACCATGCAATATCTCTCGATGGGAATGACGAATGATTTTGAGGTCGCCGTTCAAGAGGGGGCGAATCTCGTTAGAATTGGCAGGGCGATCTTTGAGTTGTCGTCATAG
- the rpe gene encoding ribulose-phosphate 3-epimerase, translated as MLTPKIAPSLLAADFSCLGEEVSRIVDAGADMLHFDVMDGEFVPNFGISPPFIAAVRQITQVPFDVHIMVTHPLRYIRALVTAGADLITFHIESDDAPDEVISAIKAQGVKPGLAFSPKTPISAVTPYLSDIDLILPMSVEPGFGGQAFQPSTLEKITELRQIIQESDLQLDISVDGGVTTEIAPLAIDRGATILVAGTAIFRSQQPETVIEQLRIGAI; from the coding sequence ATTCTTACCCCTAAAATTGCGCCCTCATTGCTCGCTGCAGATTTTAGTTGCCTTGGTGAAGAGGTTAGTCGAATCGTTGATGCTGGGGCGGATATGCTTCACTTCGATGTGATGGATGGTGAATTTGTCCCTAACTTTGGTATCAGTCCACCGTTTATTGCTGCTGTTCGTCAAATAACCCAAGTCCCATTTGATGTCCACATCATGGTGACGCATCCGCTCCGTTATATCAGGGCACTTGTCACCGCAGGCGCGGATCTCATTACGTTTCACATCGAAAGTGATGATGCACCAGATGAAGTGATTTCGGCGATCAAAGCGCAGGGCGTTAAACCCGGTTTGGCATTCTCACCGAAAACGCCGATCTCTGCAGTCACGCCGTATCTTTCAGACATTGACTTAATCCTACCGATGAGTGTTGAACCCGGATTTGGGGGTCAAGCCTTTCAGCCGAGCACCCTCGAAAAGATAACGGAATTACGGCAAATCATCCAAGAGTCGGACCTACAATTGGACATCTCTGTTGACGGTGGTGTAACGACAGAAATTGCCCCTCTTGCTATTGATCGAGGTGCAACGATTCTCGTCGCAGGAACAGCCATCTTCCGCAGTCAGCAGCCGGAAACAGTTATTGAACAACTTCGCATAGGTGCAATCTAA
- the lspA gene encoding signal peptidase II: MQSPKKRTWQTLLPLIGVAIPVLILDWVSKWLVQTYITYVTEVIPIIPGFFNLRHDRNPGAAFGVLSGHRFLLILITIVALVFIFAYYLRFRESRWMQVALGFLLGGAVGNFIDRLYLGEVVDFLQFGIASKGLFWPTFNVADISVCIGAGMLIVYLFKNRDQAQ, encoded by the coding sequence ATGCAAAGTCCTAAGAAACGTACATGGCAAACGCTCCTACCCTTAATCGGCGTAGCGATTCCAGTGTTAATACTGGATTGGGTGAGCAAATGGCTCGTACAAACCTATATAACTTACGTTACAGAGGTAATTCCGATTATTCCGGGTTTTTTCAACCTTCGGCACGATAGAAATCCAGGCGCAGCTTTTGGCGTACTCTCCGGACATAGGTTTTTGCTGATTCTCATTACGATTGTTGCTTTAGTTTTCATTTTCGCTTATTATCTTCGTTTCAGGGAGAGCCGTTGGATGCAAGTCGCACTCGGGTTTTTACTTGGAGGTGCCGTTGGAAACTTTATTGATCGGCTCTATTTGGGTGAGGTTGTTGATTTTCTCCAGTTCGGTATAGCCAGCAAAGGGCTCTTTTGGCCAACCTTCAACGTCGCTGATATATCTGTGTGTATTGGTGCGGGAATGCTAATTGTTTACCTTTTCAAAAACCGTGATCAAGCCCAGTAA